The genomic interval acaaaaaaaaacagcaaattaataCTTTAATAAATCTACAAAGTGAAAGATCTTGTGTGCACAACCACGCGGTCATAGAGCCTGTGTGTctaatgtaactttatttactatcataattatttttacttttcattaatgttgacatttttctttttttttcttatttctcttttttgcctattaatttctttattttatttgtcagtaGATTCTCTATTATAATGTGATTGGGGGTGCTGCCAGGGGTCAGGGGTAGTGTTGTGTATTAATGCGTTTGTTGTTTATtctccatgttaaaaaaaaaagaaagttgataacaaaagaaaagacttaaataaatcaaatctcTTCCCCTGATAGGAAACTGTACCATCCCAACCACGCTGGTCTCGGTATGGCGGCAATGCGAGCAGGAGTCACTCACTGGCAAGCTGGGGAGATAGAGATCGCCCATGGGATGATCTGCAAGGCCTACGCCATCCTCATGATCACCCACGGCCCAACACATCCCATCACCAAGGACCTGGAGGTAACACCTTTTAATCCCAAAATCTGCATATAAGTCTGGATGTGGTTTCACTTTTTAGGCAAAATTTTAAGTGTCCCTTGTGATACTTCCACAGGCGATGCGAATGCAGACAGAGATGGAGCTGAGGATGTTCAAGCAGAACGAGTACGTTTACCACCATATGAGAGAGGCGGCTCTGAAGAACAAACCAATGACCATGATGCATGAACCCACATCTGTGGAGGAGGGATTCAAGAATCTCTTCCACCGGAGGAAGTAATTATCAGATCAAAGAGACGAAAAAACTCCAATTGTTTACTGTTAGGTTTCTGAGTGTTGGTGTGTGAGTCGATACACATTTAGTCACatgatcattttctgtttcattcaCTTTTGTAGTACcgcttttcattaaaaatatgtcaCGTCAAACTTGTGCATTTTATTGTCAATACTCATACCCTGGTGAAATCACAGAAAACTGTTATAGTGTAGAAATAAACAGAGgtagttgcattttttaaatatgcagtaaGTGTACTTGTGCACCTCATTAGCAGGCACAGTTAGGCCGTCAATGAAACCAAATCGTTTGTGATTGGTTAATGGTTGGTTCCCATTATGTATCAGAGCATATAATACATTACcagtttgtaaaattttaacCCTGAATAAGAGTTCTGAATCCCACTACCCCAAGAAAAATGCCTCCAGCATTTAAAACAATTGCCTGTACACATGTAATGAAATAGtgacattttattgaaataatggttttttcagtcatttgttttaaggataaatttaattttttgcactCCCTTTTTACATATTGTATCCATTCAGAATGTGTTTCTCATTCaggtttttacagcagtttgaaacactgaaacacttgTTTTTGAGAATAAGGTCAAAAACTAGAAATATTTTTAGGGGTGTCGGTGGTTAAAGCAGGCGCTCCGttaatgaaggcagtgtccttgctaCAGCCTCGGGTTGGATTCCCGTTTgaggctctttgctgcatgttgtcccctctctctttcccccctttcacgctattgATCTGTTCTATCCaataaaaggctaaaatgccaaaaaataatctttaaaaaaaacaaactattttgaacatgtaagtGAACTGATGGTTGACTCAGTGTTAATCTAAACTCACACTGCACTTCTCTGGCCATGTAGGTTAAATTTTAGTTGGAACATGTATCTAAGTTTACattacaaaactttattttacctCGTTTGACAGCAGCAACTTTTAGCCCCTGGTTAAGTCCATTTTAAGAGGGATTATCCTGCAAAATTTAGCTAATATTGCTCCTGAGCAGGGCCAGTACATGCTATGCTGGGGTAACCCACTTGTGACGTATTATTATTGTATAAGTGTAAATTATCTTGCATCAGGCACCCTGATGAGCACCCTTAGCTTGGGGCCAAGAGCAGTGTAAACCCCACTGTACTACTTACTCTGGGGTGATTACACTTTGACCATGAAAAATATGGTTTAGATTTCCCTGTTATCCTGCCCATTTATAAGATGTCCACACAGTGGGCAGTGTAATGAGGACAATTTCTAAGCAGAAAGACTAAGCAAATTCTACATTAACCCTCTTTAAACTGGAGTGACACTTTTGTACCTGCTTTTGGATGCCTTTAAGTATTCAGACCTGTGGACCTCAAGCTGCTGTGATATCCTTCAAAAGATGtaagaaaaaaggtaatgagcagtTTGGTAAGaaagttcatttaaaattttttttgtaattgaaaaagttggagaaaattaaaaatatggtgGGGGGGGGTCTATTAAATGAATACAATGGTAACATAATTCAGCCTATGGACTCAAACTAAACACTTGTTTGTCCACAATTCACCACAACACTCTTTGCAAGTCAGACTCCCTGCAGTCTGTTTCTGCACCCTGATACCATTCAGATCAATACTCCAGCACAGCTTGAGCTGACGCAGTGTTAGTTTAGTTCATCTTGCTGAGCTTTCCACttccaaaactgacatttatgGCACCATAACCACACTGCCACAAGCCAGGTGAGCAATTTCTAAGTTTACATATTTGCAATGCAATTGAAGTAGCCCCTTTAACTATATGTTTCCCCATTATGTAATTAGTTCAGTCCCTGCTCTCACAAAAGTGACCTTTCACCAGTTCACTGCCACACCCACACATGCTTTAACCCACAAAAAAGCGACTCATTACATTGATTTAATGGACTTTCCTATGTTCTAGTAGATCGTGTTCTTGACATTTTGGCTTGTTTATACTAGTCAGCATCTAGTTTAACATTCTGTGCAATTTCAGTACATAAAAGCCAAGACCCCAGTGcctttcacattttattatcCCAAGTGCACATTTACATGCGTTTGCTCGTCCTCTTGTATACAATGCTGCCAAGAGTCATAGTCtgtggaggaaaaagaaaaaaagccgcTTTAGAAACTTGTTAAGTTATGCAATAAGTGCAGAAATCAGGTTTGTCTACTCACATTGACAATTGTGTTCCCATCCACCAGTTCTGTGACAGACTCAATTCCCTTCAGGGAGACCCTCAGTTTGTTGCCATCACGATGAACCACCGCCTTAAAGTAGTAGGATATGAGATGAGTTTTAATTTGGGACAGTTAGGAAATTCTTGACCAAGATACCAGAAGATTTAATGACTTTAGTGCACcatttattataaaatttaTTAAGTTTAGTGTGCCATCCTACCTTGGCCTTCTCCCCGGTGAGGGTCTCCAGCTCTGCCTCCTTTCCGACAGTGAAGGTGTTGACGAGGACCTTTGAGCCGGTGGTGACCGTCACTTTGAAGTTGTCACCGTTCTCCTCAATCTCAGAGATGCTCTTAATGTCTTTGCCTTTCTGGATGAGTTCATCAGGGAGACCtgagacagaaaagaaatgtgttaaaacaaaaagtagtTTTGCAAGTCTTCATGTGTCCATGTTTAATTGCAGAAACATGTTCCAATTTTGTCAAGGAAAGGCTCAGCTACAAACAcacgaaaaaaagaaaaacactgtgtAAACACAATTAAAGCTACTGATTTGAAGAAGTTAAAGTGAGAAAGTTTAATCTTACCGATGGCCTTCATGAAAGGCTCAAAGTTCTCCTGAGACTCCAGCTGGTATTTTCCAGAGAAAGACATGGTGGCAGACAGGGAGGTGGTTTGCTGCCTCTTTTATACTCTCAGTCTCACAGCCCTGCAATCATTAACTCCAGGTGTCGCAAATTAAGGCAACTCCGGCCCACTTCAAGATCCACTAACAGATAAGAGAGAGATAGAAGTGGTGCAGGGTGACTAGACCAAAGTTAGACAACCATTAACACACAGAGAAGTAGTGTAAGTGTTTATGCAGTATTTTGGAGTCTTGTGGAGAATTGTGGTTCATGCATGGGAATATGCATCTAATGATCTCATTCAGAGTCACTCTAACATCTGATGACATTGCATGAATTGTACTTCCAAAAGCTGCTGACTGGACACACAGTTGCTGTCgggttttctttctctctttcttcatccTTCTTCCTTCCTCCACTTTCTGTTCcttcttttcatcatttttctctcttttttgtctttcctttggCTAATTATTTCATATCTTCCCTTCTGTCTTTTGTTCCTCATTactttttactgtgttttgtatgttttcacttgaaaatgtgtagatgtttttttttctacatttaaatgCACTCTTTTACACTTTTACCTCTAATTACTCTGAATGTGACAATATTCCAAATTTGATGCAGGTCATGTAAACAACATATTCCTTGTGGATTTTTCCAAATTAGgcttcttttttaacaaataaaagcattttccaAGTAAGATATGTGGGATATGCTGATATTATTCAAGTTTTAACATTGTTATTTCTCCTTATTTTGTCtgaaaaggagaaaacacaaataacatttCTACGAGAAAAAAGTTTTCCACCACCATGTTTGTGTTATATTCACAGTACTCCTACCCCAATTCATAAATATTattgtataatatataaaatattttcttttcaggcTCAGCACAGGTTAGATAGGCATtttactgctgctgcaacacctTGGAAAAACCCATTGCATGTGACTTCATTCATTACAAAGGTACTTCACTCTGATAATCAAGTCAATATTCAAGATAagattatggaaaaaaagagagctcACAGAGCAGGCTAAGATACGACAAAATGATTCAATCAAGCACAATGCCGATAATCTGTCATCTGTGTTTCACACAGATTTCATCTGTTGTGTGAATTCTGATTCTGCAGTGTTTCTAACTAAATTGTCTGGCGTTCAAAACTAGTACAGAAGAGGAGCTTGTTACCCCGAAGTTTACAAAAAACTAGATCAAAGGTGCATGACGACGGTACAAGATAACTGTTGTCATAACTGTTGCAACAGTGATATTGTGTCACCGGACTTGCCACgaaaacacacacttgttgTCATGTGAGGATCCTTTGGATTCACACAGAGGACAGTTATTGTGCAAAGATGAACGTCTGAAAAGATAAAGACGGCTGTAGGCTTAGTACATTTGGTGATAGTGGAATATAGTATAACACTGCAGCCTGATAAGCTTTGTGCTGACTTGTTCTTCACCGTATAGGAAAAACAATTCATACCTTTTagtcaataaaatgttaaaaaacaagatttacTCTCTCAAACTTTATTTCAACATGCAGATATCTGGATGACCACTGTCAGTATTCATCCctattttcatacataaaaatatattgacaAAGGCACTCTACAGAAGGGGAAAGAGCCAAAGGACAAACATAGTAATACAACTATATGAACTACAACTACAAGTCCCATGTCGGCTCGTCGGATGAAGAGTTTCCCATGAGATCTCGGCTTCAGGAGCAGCTCATTGGTGAACTCGATGAGGAGTAGTATGACCGGCCAGATGCAGGAGCCTGAGGATGATGTCACTGGGGTCGCTGCCCTCGAATTGGCTGCTTTGGTCGTCTCCCTCCTCCTCGATGAGGCAGGATTGGTCTGTGGTGCAGCTCTCTGTGGTGGAGtttggacaaaaacaaataaaggagGAGCTGTCACTAAGAACACGGTAGTAAGTTGTTGCAACTGTACACTTTACAATGTGTTGTTATCAGGTTTGTGACCAGCGACCATGAACCTTTTCAGAACAAGAGGGCAAACGATCAAAGCAGAGTTCACAGTAACTGAAGTAGCAGAACTGAGATACAAAGACAATGTTGCTTATTTATCTGTACTTGAGAGatactgcattttaaaatatctctAATAGGAATCAAGCTTCTCATTCTGGctacattattaaaataacataaaaatgttgtaaacTTTTAGGGATTGAAACCAACATTTTCTGCCACAGAAGCAATGATTTATCTCATATAGCCAAATTAAAGCTTCTAATAGAatgcaaagtaaaacaaaaaaaagaaaatataatataataattaaatatataaaagaaagtCATATTACTGGATAAATTAAGCAGTGCTGGAGAGTAAGTACATTAACTTAATTCCGaggtacttgtattttacttgagtatttcaattttatgcAACTTaacacttttactccactacatttcagagggaaatattgtattttttactctatttcatgtttttgttgcccAGAGTTACTGTTACTGCGTGAAGGACCTGAATACTTCTATCAACAGTGTATTTCCTCCTTTGTATTTCCGGACATGACTGACCTGCATCACAGCAGAGTCCTGAAGCAGCGCAGCGTCCTCCCTCAGATCCACAGGGTCTCCCTCCTGCCTGGCAGGGGGTGAGCAGGTAGTTCTCTTCCACACAGTGAGCTGTTTCCGGGGAGCCCAGCAGACAGCC from Plectropomus leopardus isolate mb chromosome 6, YSFRI_Pleo_2.0, whole genome shotgun sequence carries:
- the LOC121944747 gene encoding fatty acid-binding protein, liver-type; the protein is MSFSGKYQLESQENFEPFMKAIGLPDELIQKGKDIKSISEIEENGDNFKVTVTTGSKVLVNTFTVGKEAELETLTGEKAKAVVHRDGNKLRVSLKGIESVTELVDGNTIVNTMTLGSIVYKRTSKRM
- the oxt gene encoding oxytocin-neurophysin 1, which translates into the protein MTGAAVSACLLFLFSVCSACYISNCPIGGKRSIMDAPLRKCMSCGPGDRGRCFGPSICCGEGLGCLLGSPETAHCVEENYLLTPCQAGGRPCGSEGGRCAASGLCCDAESCTTDQSCLIEEEGDDQSSQFEGSDPSDIILRLLHLAGHTTPHRVHQ